One Lonchura striata isolate bLonStr1 unplaced genomic scaffold, bLonStr1.mat Scaffold_85, whole genome shotgun sequence genomic window carries:
- the LOC144248784 gene encoding olfactory receptor 14J1-like, producing the protein MSNSSSISHFLLLALADTRQLQLLHFCLFLGISLAALLGNGLIISAVACGHHLHTPMFFFLLNLALSDLGSICTTVPKAMHNSLWDTSTISYTGCAAQLFFFLFFTGAEISLLTIMCYDRYVSICKPLHYGTLLGSRTCAHMAAAAWASAFLNALLNTANTFSLPLCHGNALGQFFCEIPQILKLSCSKYYLREFGLIAVSVCLVFGCFVFIVFSYVQIFRAVLRIPSEQGRHKAFSTCLPHLAVVCLFVSTAAFAHLKPQSVSSPSLDLALSVLYSVVPPALNPLIYSLRNQELKAAVRRLMTGLFQKY; encoded by the coding sequence atgtccaacagcagctctatcagccacttcctcctgctggcactggcagacacgcggcagctgcagctcctgcacttctgcctcttcctgggcatctccctggctgctctcctgggcaacggcctcatcatcagcgccgtagcctgcggccaccacctgcacacgcccatgttcttcttcctgctcaacctggccctcagcgacctgggctccatctgcaccactgtccccaaagccatgcacaattccctctgggacaccagcaccatctcctacacaggatgtgctgcacagctctttttctttctgttcttcacTGGAGCAGAAAtttccctcctgaccatcatgtgctacgaccgctacgtgtccatctgcaaacccctgcactatgggaccctcctgggcagcagaacttgtgcccacatggcagcagctgcctgggccagtgcctttctcaatgctctgttgaacacagccaatacattttccctgcccctgtgccatggcaatgccctgggccagttcttctgtgaaatcccacagatcctcaagctctcctgctccaaatatTATCTCAGGGAATTTGGACTCATTGCTGTTAGTGTGTGTTTAGTATTTggctgttttgtgttcattgttttttcctatgtgcagatcttcagggctgtgctgaggatcccctctgagcagggacggcacaaagccttttccacctgcctccctcacctggccgtggtatgtctgtttgtcagcactgcagcattTGCTCATCTGAAGCCCCAGTCtgtctcctccccatccctggatctggccctgtcagttctgtactcggtggtgcctccagccctgaaccccctcatctacagcctgaggaaccaggagctcaaggctgcagtgaggagactgatgactggattgtttcagaaatattaa